From the genome of Candidatus Bathyarchaeota archaeon:
ATTCAAGAGACTTTAGGGATTACGTTTTGCCAAAAGTTTCTAGAAATCAAGACTAAGGAATGGAGAGATTTCAATGTTGCCGTGCACGAGTGGGAAAGAACAAGATATTTAGATGTCTAGATTGCAATGAAAGGAGAATGGGAATAATGGCAATAAAGGCTGACTTCGCAATAATCAACGCAAATGAACTGGTAACTCTAAAGGGAACAAGCAATAAACCTCAAATCAAAGAGGAAATGAATAAACTAGGGATAATAGAAGATGGAACTGTCGCAGTCAATGACCAAAAAATAGTGGCTGTCGGAACTACAAAAGAAGTGTTGGGCAAACTTGAAAAAGGATTCAAAGTCATAGATGCAAGTGGCAAGCTCGTCACGCCCGGACTTATCGATCCCCACGTCCACCTAATTTTCGCCGGTTCAAGAGCAGAAGAACTCGAGTCCATGGCTGTAAAAGGCATTCCGTACTTGGAAATCAAAGCCAGAGGGGGGGGCATGCCAACAACACTCGAAAAAACAGGTAAAGCAACGACTGAAGAACTACTTAAGCAAACCACCGAAATGCTTGACACGATGATAATCCACGGCACAACAACAATAGAAGCGAAAAGCGGATACGAAATGACATTTCAAGGCGAAATCAGACAACTAGAAATAATTAACATCCTCAACAAAATACATCCAATCGACCTGATTCCAACATTTCTGGCTCAAGGAATTCCCTTCCAATATGAAAACAAAGTTGATCAACTAACCGATGAAATAGTCACCAAATGGATTCCAGAAATTGCAAGGAGAAAACTGGCCGAATACTGCGATGTTTTTTGCGAAAAGGGATACTTCAATGCGGAACAGTCCAAACGAATACTTGAGATGGGCAGAAAATACGGCATGAAATTGAGG
Proteins encoded in this window:
- a CDS encoding amidohydrolase family protein produces the protein MAIKADFAIINANELVTLKGTSNKPQIKEEMNKLGIIEDGTVAVNDQKIVAVGTTKEVLGKLEKGFKVIDASGKLVTPGLIDPHVHLIFAGSRAEELESMAVKGIPYLEIKARGGGMPTTLEKTGKATTEELLKQTTEMLDTMIIHGTTTIEAKSGYEMTFQGEIRQLEIINILNKIHPIDLIPTFLAQGIPFQYENKVDQLTDEIVTKWIPEIARRKLAEYCDVFCEKGYFNAEQSKRILEMGRKYGMKLRIHSDWLVHSGGAKLGAELGVVSADHLIFTPGEDIEALVNKGTIGVFLPTTPF